AGGCCATGGGCGCCGCTGATCGTCCCTTTTTGAACGGTGCCTTGGTCATTCAGAGCCCGCTGACACCGGCCGCGCTCCTTCAGGAACTGCTGCAGATTGAAAAGAATCTAGGGCGCACCCGGGAAACGCGCTGGGGTAACCGCACCATAGATCTGGATATTATCTTGTGGAAAGACGAACGCGGAGACTTCCCAAGCGTCAAAACCCCGACGCTGACCATCCCCCATCCCGAACTGCATAAAAGGCTTTTCGTGCTGGAACCAGCGGTGGAAGTGGCTGCTGACTGGCGGCATGAGGAAAAGCAAAGAACGCTGGCCGAACTGCTCAGGGAAAAACAAAAAAGCGGCTAAAAAGCCGCTTTTCCTTAGGACTCCTGCCGGGAAACTTTGTTCGCGGCGCCTGGAGTCTATCAATCAGACCATATCTTTCAGAGCTTTCAGAGCGCGGACTTTGACCACGTTACGAGCTGGCTTGGCTTTGAAGGTCATCTCTTCACCAGTGAAGGGATTGGTGCCTTTGCGAGCTTTGGTGGCAGGTTTACGAACCACAGTCACTTTCATCAGACCGGGAACGGTGAAAGTTCCTGGGCCTTTTTTCAGGTCGTGGCCGATCAGTTCGCCAAGAGTTTCGAACAAGGCGCTGACTTCTTTTTTGGACAGGCCGGTGTTGTCGGAAATCGAAGCCAAAACCTGGCTCTTCGTACGGGTTTTGCTGACTTTATCGAAATTTTTTGGGCCAGTGGGGATAACCCGCGGCTCTTTTTTCTTTTCAGCTTTTACCTTGGTACCG
This Oligoflexus sp. DNA region includes the following protein-coding sequences:
- the folK gene encoding 2-amino-4-hydroxy-6-hydroxymethyldihydropteridine diphosphokinase, with product MQEYVLALGANLGDREYYIGQAIEAIRTSCGPILRQSRLLETEAMGAADRPFLNGALVIQSPLTPAALLQELLQIEKNLGRTRETRWGNRTIDLDIILWKDERGDFPSVKTPTLTIPHPELHKRLFVLEPAVEVAADWRHEEKQRTLAELLREKQKSG
- a CDS encoding HU family DNA-binding protein codes for the protein MAKKKAGTKKAAGKKTVKKAGGTKVKAEKKKEPRVIPTGPKNFDKVSKTRTKSQVLASISDNTGLSKKEVSALFETLGELIGHDLKKGPGTFTVPGLMKVTVVRKPATKARKGTNPFTGEEMTFKAKPARNVVKVRALKALKDMV